AGAAACACTTAGTGCATCTATAGGAGGGAGCGTTACATTAACATCAAACGTATTTACAAATTCTAATAATACATATCAGTGGTATAAGGGAACTACCATTATTCCTGGAGCAACTAATAAAGAGTATACAATTGCAAATGTAAGCGAAACTGATGCAGGAGTTTACAAACTGCTTGTTAAAAACAGTGTGATAACAGGACTTAGTATCTATCGTAATAACATAACATTATCGGTAACTCAGGCGGCAGATAATGCTTGTGGGGTTTCTGCATCAGAAAGACAGGCGTTGATAGATTTATATAATAGTACCGATGGTGCTAATTGGACGAATACACAGGCCAATAACAGACCATGGCTGGTTAACGATCCTAATTCTCCTGTTTGTGACTGGGCAGGTGTTACAGTTACCAATGGAAAAGTAACAAAATTGTCTTTATCATATAACGGATTGAAGGGAACAATTCCTGCATCTTTTGGAAACTTAACACATTTAACTTTTGTTAACCTTACTATTAATAAATTATCAGGCTCTTTACCAGATTCAATAAGTAGTTTGGTAAATGTAGAAACATTTACTGTTGAGCGTAATACTATGACTGGCACTATTCCCACATCTATTGGTAGTATGGTTGCATTAAAAGTTTTAAACCTGGGCTCTAACCAATTTTCAGGAGGAATCCCTGTGTCATTACAAAATCTTACGAACTTAACAGCATTAAGTTTATTTCGAAATACTCTTACCGGTTCGATTCCAGCTGAGTTAGGAAATTTATCTAATCTGGAATATCTTAATTTGTTTAGCAATCAACTTACAGGAGTAATTCCAGCTTCTATTGGTAATTTGTCTAAGCTAAAGAAATTGATGTTATATATTAACCGCTTAGAAGGACCAATGCCATCAGAATTGGGTAATTTATTGAGTTTAGAAGAACTCCATTTTGAGCGTAATACTATCACTGGTTCAATTCCAGTATCTTTTGGAAATTTATCATCTCTACAGTACTTAAATCTTGGGAATAATGCATTAAATGGTAGTATTCCAAAAGAATTAGGTAATTTATCTAATTTAACAAAACTATATCTTTTCTGGAATAAATTAGAAGGTGAAATTCCTTTAGAATTAGGTAATCTAACGAAGATAGAAGTTTTAAGTTTTACCAGAAATTTACTTACTGGAGCAATTCCGGCTTCTATTGGTCAGTTACCTGGTTTAACGAATTTGGGATTAGGGATAAATGAGTTTTCAGGAAGTATTCCATCAGGATTATCAAGTTTGACATCTTCAGATATTTTAAATTCATTAAGTTTTGAAAATAATAGTTTTGTTTTCAGTGATTTTGAATCAGATTTTACTACCTATAAGAGTAATTTAACCACGTTTACTTATCTCACACAAGGTAAAGTAGATCAGGCAGAGACTTTATCTGTAGCTGCTAATGGTAGTATTACTTTATCGAGTACAGCATTAACCAGTACGAATAACAGTTATCAATGGTATAAAGATGGAGTAGCAATTACAGGAGCTACCAATAAGGATTTGGTTATCTCTAATGCTACAGATGCCGATGCAGGGGTATATCATTTTACAGCTGCTAATAGTATTGTTACAGATTTAACATTAACACGTAATCCGATAACCTTATCAATTGGTACTGGAGATACATGTGGAGTATCTACATCAGAAAGACAGGCTTTGGTAGATTTATATAATAGTACCGATGGTGCTAATTGGCGTAATAATGCCAATTGGGTAACTGATACTCCTGTTTGTGACTGGACAGGAGTTACAGTTACCGATGGAAAAGTTACTGGTCTATATATATTTGACAATGCACTTAACGGAGAGCTACCAGCTTCTATAGGAGATTTAATTCACCTTACTTCAATATCAATTACAAGACATGGGCGCTTAACAGGTAGTATTCCGACAACAATTGGTAATTGGACCAATATTAAACAGATAGACTTTAATGCAAATAAGCTTACCGGCCCAATCCCTACAGAATTGGGGACTTTATCAGCCTTAGAAAATATTAACTTATTTAGGAATACCCTTAGTGGTACAATTCCACCTTCATTAGGTGGTTTGCCAAACTTAGTCCATTTAACATTAGCAGAAAATGGATTAACCGGTTCAATTCCTGTATCATTGTCAAACTTATTAAATTTAAAGACGTTAAATTTTTTCCAGAATTCTTTAACAGGAGCTATCCCTGTAGAATTAGGTAATCTAAGCAAACTAGAAACATTAAACCTAGCAAGAAATGGCCTTAGTGGTAGTATTCCTTCTTCTTTAGGAGGGTTAAGTAATTTAACAGGATTATCTTTAAATGCGAATAACCTCACTGGCTCGATTCCTTCAGAATTAGGTAATCTTTCTAAATTAACAGGCCTTAATCTATTCAGAAATAGTCTTAGTGGTTCAATCCCTGTATCATTAGGGCAATTATCGAATTTGACATTTTTATCTATAGAAGACAATAAAATCACAGGAGAGATACCATCTGCTTTAGGTAATTTATTAAAACTGGAAAAGCTGTATTTGTCTACTAATCAAATTACGGGCTCTATTCCTTCAAGTATTGGTAGTTTGGCAGGATTAAAAACTCTAGAGCTTTTGCGCAATCAATTGTCGGGAGTAGTACCTTCTGGTTTAGCAGTATTAGCAACCAATGATATATTGAACAGCTTTGGTTTTAGTACTAATAATTTTGTTTTTAGTGATTTCGAATCAGATTTTACTACGTATAAAAATAATATAACAGGTTTTGCTTATCTCACACAAGGTAAAGTAGATCAAACAGAGGCTTTATCTGTAGCTGCCAACGGTAGTATTACTTTATCGAGTACAGCATTAACCAGTACGAATAACAGTTATCAATGGTATAAAGATGGAGTAGCAATTACAGGAGCTACCAATAAAGATTTGGTTATTTCTAATGCTACAGATGCCGATGCAGGGGTATATCATTTTACTGCAACCAATAGTATTGTAACAGATTTAACATTAACTCGTAATCCGATTACTTTAACGATTGGTGCTGGAGACACATGTGGGGTCTCTGCAGCCGAGCGTCAAGCGTTGGTAGATTTATATACTAGTACCGATGGTGCTAATTGGACGAATATAACAGCAAATAATAAGCCTTGGCTGGTTACTGATCCAGCTTCTAAAGTATGCGATTGGTATGGAGTTACTGTAACCGAAGGTAAAGTGACAGAATTAGCACTTGATAATAATAATTTGGTAGGTACCATTCCAAACACCATATCTGATTTATCAAATTTGAAATCTTTGTCCTTAAATAAGAATACTATTTCAGGAAGTATTCCTAATACCATAGGGGGATTGGTAAACTTAACGAATTTATCTATCGACAATAATAAGTTAACAGGTACAATTCCTGCATCTATTTCTGGTTTATCGAAACTAACCAATCTTTCTTTATTTTTGAATAGATTGAGCGGTGCAATTCCTTCAGAGTTAGGTAGTTTGTCGAATTTGAAGGTTATTCATATTGGTCTTAATCAGTTTCAAGGTCAGATACCATCAAGTTTAGGAAACTTATCTAAGCTTACATATTTATATTTAAGTAACAATAAACTAGAAGGAGAAATTCCTGTAGAATTAGGGAATCTAATAAACCTACAAACCTTAGAGATTTCTAACAATAGTTTTTCTGGTACAATCCCTAGTCAAATATCTAATTTTGCAAACCTTCTTCATTTTAGATTTAAAGGCAATGGTTTTGTGTTTAATAGTTTTGAAACAGAGCATCTTGCATATAAATCAAAACTTACAAATTATATATTCTCTCCTCAAGATAAAGTAGATCAAACAGAGACTCTATCCGTAGCTGCTAATGGTAGTGTTACATTATCTAGTACAGCATTAACAAGCACAAATAATAGCTACCAATGGTATA
The sequence above is a segment of the Aquimarina spinulae genome. Coding sequences within it:
- a CDS encoding leucine-rich repeat domain-containing protein, translating into MKQIKARLGDSIAFVLTVFLTLVLTFPLLAQVSSTERQALIDFYNATNGNNWKNTIEGNQPWLINDPNSLVSDWYGVTILNGKVTKLSFFKNNLTGTLPNSIGDLSSINQLILSGNDIGGELPASLGQMTGLQSLHLSGNEFSGAIPIAALLNAPGLSRLYFDGNNFSGTIPPQLGQLANLTFINMGYNQLTGTIPVELAQLSKLGSLYLSNNKFTGAIPQELGQLASLQKLSLASNELTGVIPESLALLTNLGSLSLGGNQLTGTIPPQLGQLSKLYALSLNNNNLTGTLPSELGQLVNMKRLYVSDNQISGGIPTSFGQMSKLENLQLGKNQLTGSIPSEMGLLSNVVRIGLSSNKISGNIPSELGQLTKIEHIHFHNNDLTGSIPISFKQLVNLKALYLYNNSLSGKIPTEISTLPKLSNFGISGNQFVFSDFQPEFAAYQANLSSFTYNNQKNADVEETLSASIGGSVTLTSNVFTNSNNTYQWYKGTTIIPGATNKEYTIANVSETDAGVYKLLVKNSVITGLSIYRNNITLSVTQAADNACGVSASERQALIDLYNSTDGANWTNTQANNRPWLVNDPNSPVCDWAGVTVTNGKVTKLSLSYNGLKGTIPASFGNLTHLTFVNLTINKLSGSLPDSISSLVNVETFTVERNTMTGTIPTSIGSMVALKVLNLGSNQFSGGIPVSLQNLTNLTALSLFRNTLTGSIPAELGNLSNLEYLNLFSNQLTGVIPASIGNLSKLKKLMLYINRLEGPMPSELGNLLSLEELHFERNTITGSIPVSFGNLSSLQYLNLGNNALNGSIPKELGNLSNLTKLYLFWNKLEGEIPLELGNLTKIEVLSFTRNLLTGAIPASIGQLPGLTNLGLGINEFSGSIPSGLSSLTSSDILNSLSFENNSFVFSDFESDFTTYKSNLTTFTYLTQGKVDQAETLSVAANGSITLSSTALTSTNNSYQWYKDGVAITGATNKDLVISNATDADAGVYHFTAANSIVTDLTLTRNPITLSIGTGDTCGVSTSERQALVDLYNSTDGANWRNNANWVTDTPVCDWTGVTVTDGKVTGLYIFDNALNGELPASIGDLIHLTSISITRHGRLTGSIPTTIGNWTNIKQIDFNANKLTGPIPTELGTLSALENINLFRNTLSGTIPPSLGGLPNLVHLTLAENGLTGSIPVSLSNLLNLKTLNFFQNSLTGAIPVELGNLSKLETLNLARNGLSGSIPSSLGGLSNLTGLSLNANNLTGSIPSELGNLSKLTGLNLFRNSLSGSIPVSLGQLSNLTFLSIEDNKITGEIPSALGNLLKLEKLYLSTNQITGSIPSSIGSLAGLKTLELLRNQLSGVVPSGLAVLATNDILNSFGFSTNNFVFSDFESDFTTYKNNITGFAYLTQGKVDQTEALSVAANGSITLSSTALTSTNNSYQWYKDGVAITGATNKDLVISNATDADAGVYHFTATNSIVTDLTLTRNPITLTIGAGDTCGVSAAERQALVDLYTSTDGANWTNITANNKPWLVTDPASKVCDWYGVTVTEGKVTELALDNNNLVGTIPNTISDLSNLKSLSLNKNTISGSIPNTIGGLVNLTNLSIDNNKLTGTIPASISGLSKLTNLSLFLNRLSGAIPSELGSLSNLKVIHIGLNQFQGQIPSSLGNLSKLTYLYLSNNKLEGEIPVELGNLINLQTLEISNNSFSGTIPSQISNFANLLHFRFKGNGFVFNSFETEHLAYKSKLTNYIFSPQDKVDQTETLSVAANGSVTLSSTALTSTNNSYQWYKDGTAITGATNKDLVISNATDADAGVYHFTAANSVITDLTLTRNPITLSIGAGDTCGVSAAERQALIDLYNSTDGANWTNTIANNKPWLINDPTSKVCDWYGVTVTNGRVLDLVLENNNLVGEISPTIVNLTTLRLLSLVRNSLGGTIPDNLNLLVNLQHLRLGDNQLIGSIPRELGQLSKLIDILLGSNKFTGTIPNELGQLTALRDLRLNNNELTGTIPNELGQLLKLETALYLYDNKLTGTIPSSLGGLTLLQNLRLEKNQLTGFIPSEIRNLSNLRELTLGNNKLTGNIPDFSNSQLVKLFFENNAFIFNDFESEFNSYQAKLGANFRYVSQAKVDQTETLSVANNGSITLSSIALTSTNNSYQWYKDGAAITGATNKDLVISNATDADAGVYHFTAANSIVTDLTLTRNPITLEVTPAVNELEVTINTKDLPNSEFDIVSGSITIPGVISGNADSETLVNLGANTGENKTVLINVKPSQNTGALHLRFVANTSGISNVQVSSGGNWLDFSPEFYRIEGSTLYFMNKKTTPVVPFTINLINGVQYDSSVPLTINVNNSIDLTGATVEIFSPSNANIVVQPSTSINGFVLSTTLTEAGSYTFIMKIQNKSFKGHFLVAGSGQTGNSSF